From the genome of Fusobacterium varium, one region includes:
- the fokIR_1 gene encoding Type-2 restriction enzyme FokI: protein MIERTFGWIQNPSDFSKLKNVVSVFMTDSDIYKDLLNRKIPSLIENEVLKKKMIEEMKKVPLEMDYRLLKGHGPCNKESRSNVKCSGIIQAAIPNQKRREYSDDWTADGFLRWAISIGLLDYNIDNDTVSITELGKKYILADDKKKKMKYL from the coding sequence ATGATAGAAAGAACTTTTGGTTGGATACAAAATCCTTCCGATTTCTCAAAGCTAAAAAATGTAGTTTCAGTTTTTATGACTGACAGTGATATTTATAAAGATCTTTTAAATAGGAAAATTCCATCTCTAATTGAAAATGAAGTTTTAAAAAAAAAGATGATAGAAGAAATGAAAAAAGTTCCATTAGAGATGGATTACAGATTATTGAAAGGACATGGTCCTTGTAATAAAGAGTCTAGGAGCAATGTAAAATGTTCTGGAATTATCCAAGCAGCAATACCAAATCAAAAGAGAAGAGAATATTCAGATGATTGGACAGCAGATGGATTCCTTAGATGGGCAATTTCTATAGGTTTATTAGATTATAATATTGATAATGATACAGTTTCAATAACAGAATTAGGGAAGAAGTATATTCTTGCTGATGATAAGAAAAAGAAAATGAAATACTTGTAA
- a CDS encoding Integrase core domain → MSKINNRYSKEFKLAVVKRYLEGNGGYLTVAKEMNVKNDSQVAAWVKKFKLLGETAFDFETRGKVKGPIKGRPRTKFNSLEEEIEYLRMENEYLKKLRAQQKSKKINTFQIIDEMRKKYSLSSLCRFAECSRSGYYKWKNRTRTLSKRAEQNIEITALILECHKKIKGIYGVGRLQIYVNKNTNYQVNHKRIYRIMKENGIKSVIRKKYRYRHYQPARVAQNILNREFNETQPLKVLTMDTTYIEILGTRNFLYLNAVKDISNKEIVAYELSLSNNAELVDKTLEKLFKLPLAKNCLIHTDQGSTYTREKYIQRLESHGIRVSMSRRGNCWDNAPIESFFSHLKSEALYLNKVSNMETTIEIVKNYIDFYNNERIQKKLNGLSPVEYRIQTI, encoded by the coding sequence ATGTCTAAAATTAATAACAGATATTCTAAAGAATTTAAATTAGCTGTAGTTAAGCGATATCTTGAGGGAAACGGTGGATATCTGACTGTAGCTAAAGAAATGAATGTTAAGAATGATTCCCAAGTTGCTGCTTGGGTAAAAAAGTTTAAATTACTTGGAGAAACTGCCTTTGATTTTGAAACTCGTGGTAAAGTTAAAGGACCCATCAAAGGAAGACCAAGAACTAAATTTAATTCTCTTGAAGAAGAGATTGAGTATTTGAGAATGGAGAATGAGTATTTAAAAAAGTTACGGGCTCAGCAAAAAAGTAAAAAAATTAATACATTTCAAATCATTGATGAGATGAGGAAAAAATATTCTTTAAGCTCATTATGTCGTTTTGCTGAGTGTTCAAGAAGTGGATATTACAAATGGAAAAATAGAACTAGGACTCTCTCTAAAAGAGCTGAACAAAATATAGAAATAACAGCGCTAATACTTGAATGTCATAAAAAGATAAAAGGTATTTATGGCGTTGGAAGACTTCAAATTTATGTAAATAAAAATACAAATTATCAAGTAAATCATAAAAGAATATACAGAATTATGAAAGAAAATGGAATAAAATCCGTCATTAGAAAGAAATATAGATATAGACATTATCAACCAGCTAGAGTAGCTCAAAATATTTTAAATCGTGAGTTTAATGAAACTCAACCATTAAAGGTTTTAACTATGGATACAACATATATCGAAATACTTGGAACAAGAAATTTTTTGTATTTAAATGCAGTAAAAGATATTTCAAATAAAGAAATTGTAGCTTATGAATTAAGTTTAAGCAATAATGCTGAACTTGTAGATAAGACTTTAGAAAAACTTTTTAAACTTCCACTAGCTAAGAATTGTTTAATCCATACCGATCAAGGAAGTACATATACTAGAGAAAAATATATTCAAAGATTAGAAAGCCATGGGATAAGAGTTTCAATGTCTAGAAGAGGTAACTGCTGGGATAATGCACCTATTGAATCATTCTTTAGTCACCTTAAAAGTGAAGCATTGTATTTAAATAAGGTATCAAATATGGAAACAACAATTGAAATAGTGAAAAATTATATAGATTTTTACAACAATGAAAGGATCCAAAAAAAATTAAATGGTTTGAGTCCAGTAGAATACCGAATTCAAACCATTTAG
- the fokIR_2 gene encoding Type-2 restriction enzyme FokI encodes MICSWLLKVGLVQKVKKEVKTIIGSIEYKTKIGHSYKITLNGLKELKRTKGVSSYKRISKIVYWQMLATKGNDRDYIRNRRGYIIKAINNRYKKIEEIQKYLKKNSIEENIATINDEIQVLIAMGLSVKENKKGFIIDDTILKFEIPVTKVSKTNILELKDNTREKLVYLDHRYLSLFDLAYDDKASRDFEIQTIDLLINELQFKGLRLGERRKPDGIISYGVNGVIIDNKAYSKGYNLPIRQADEMIRYIQENQSRDEKLNPNKWWENFEEETSKFNYLFISSKFISGFKKNLQYIADRTGVNGGAINVENLLCFAEMLKSGKLEYNDFFNQYNNDEIIMR; translated from the coding sequence ATGATATGCAGTTGGCTATTAAAAGTGGGACTTGTTCAAAAAGTTAAAAAAGAAGTAAAAACTATTATAGGGAGTATTGAATATAAGACTAAAATTGGTCATTCTTATAAAATTACACTTAATGGGTTAAAAGAGTTAAAAAGAACAAAAGGAGTTTCTTCATATAAAAGAATCAGTAAAATTGTTTATTGGCAAATGCTAGCTACAAAAGGTAATGATAGAGATTATATTCGTAATCGTAGAGGTTATATTATTAAGGCTATCAATAATAGATATAAGAAAATAGAGGAAATTCAGAAGTATTTGAAAAAGAATAGTATAGAAGAAAATATTGCAACAATAAATGATGAAATACAAGTATTAATTGCTATGGGATTATCTGTAAAAGAGAATAAAAAAGGTTTTATCATTGATGATACTATTTTAAAATTTGAAATTCCAGTAACAAAAGTATCCAAAACAAATATACTAGAATTAAAAGATAATACAAGAGAAAAATTAGTTTATTTGGATCATAGGTATTTATCTTTATTTGATTTAGCTTATGATGATAAAGCAAGTAGAGATTTTGAGATACAAACAATAGATTTACTAATTAATGAATTACAGTTTAAAGGATTAAGGTTAGGGGAAAGGAGAAAGCCAGATGGTATTATTTCATATGGAGTAAATGGTGTTATTATTGATAATAAAGCTTACTCTAAAGGATATAACCTGCCTATACGCCAAGCTGATGAAATGATTAGATATATTCAAGAAAATCAAAGCAGAGATGAAAAATTAAATCCTAATAAATGGTGGGAAAATTTTGAGGAAGAGACAAGTAAATTTAATTATCTTTTTATATCTTCTAAGTTTATAAGTGGATTTAAAAAAAATTTGCAATATATAGCAGATAGAACAGGAGTAAATGGTGGAGCAATAAATGTTGAAAATTTATTATGTTTTGCAGAAATGTTAAAATCAGGAAAATTAGAATATAATGATTTTTTTAACCAATATAATAATGATGAAATAATTATGAGATGA